A portion of the Ricinus communis isolate WT05 ecotype wild-type chromosome 10, ASM1957865v1, whole genome shotgun sequence genome contains these proteins:
- the LOC8284310 gene encoding probable tocopherol O-methyltransferase, chloroplastic, with protein MLHIQPPIPNLRTCHFPSSSFSSLRFSLPTSSFSFPSRARFTRVVTAAVTSPEMEALDAKVLKQGIAELYDESSGVWEDIWGDHMHHGFYDPDVQVSASLSNHRAAQIRMIEEALRFAGVSEDPTKCPKNVVDVGCGIGGSSRYIAKKFGAKCQGITLSPVQAQRANALAAAEGLADKVSFQVGDALEQPFPDGQFDLVWSMESGEHMPDKKKFVSELARVAASGATIIIVTWCHRNLSPSEESLQTWEKEHLKKICDAYYLPEWCSASDYVKLLEGLSLEDIKTADWSQYVAPFWPAVIRSAVTWKGLTSLLRSGLKTIRGALVMPLMIQGYKKGVIKFAVITCRKPFKQETP; from the exons atgctgCATATCCAACCTCCAATCCCCAATCTCCGCACATGCCACTTTCCTTCCTCGTCCTTTTCTTCTCTCCGCTTTTCGCTTCCcacttcttctttctcttttccttctcGTGCTCGGTTCACACGTGTTGTGACCGCCGCAGTTACTAGCCCTGAGATGGAGGCGTTAGACGCTAAAGTGCTCAAGCAAGGAATAGCTGAACTGTATGACGAGTCGTCTGGTGTGTGGGAAGATATATGGGGTGACCACATGCACCATGGTTTTTATGATCCTGATGTTCAAGTTTCTGCTTCTCTTTCTAATCATAGAGCTGCCCAGATCCGTATGATCGAGGAGGCTCTCCGTTTCGCCGGCGTTTCAG AGGATCCTACCAAATGCCCTAAGAATGTGGTTGATGTTGGCTGTGGGATTGGAGGCAGCTCCAGGTACATAGCAAAGAAATTTGGGGCCAAGTGCCAGGGCATTACCCTCAGTCCTGTCCAAGCTCAGAGGGCCAATGCTCTAGCAGCTGCTGAAGGACTAGCTGACAAG GTTTCCTTCCAAGTTGGAGATGCTTTAGAACAACCATTTCCAGATGGGCAATTTGATCTTGTCTGGTCAATGGAAAGTGGAGAACATATGCCTGACAAGAAAAAG TTTGTAAGTGAGTTGGCTAGAGTTGCAGCCTCAGGGGCCACAATTATTATAGTAACATGGTGCCACAGGAATCTCAGCCCTTCTGAAGAATCTCTGCAGACATGGGAGAAAGAGCATCTGAAGAAGATTTGTGATGCTTATTATCTCCCAGAATGGTGTTCTGCTTCTGATTATGTCAAATTACTTGAGGGTCTCTCCCTGGAG GATATTAAAACTGCAGATTGGTCTCAATACGTTGCTCCTTTTTGGCCAGCAGTGATTCGCTCGGCAGTGACATGGAAGGGACTGACATCACTGCTGCGCAGCG GTCTAAAAACAATCAGGGGAGCATTAGTTATGCCATTGATGATCCAGGGATACAAGAAGGGTGTTATCAAGTTTGCTGTCATTACATGTCGAAAGCCGTTTAAACAAGAAACACCCTGA